A stretch of DNA from Vicinamibacteria bacterium:
CGCTCGATTCCAGCAGGCACAGGACTCTCTCGGAAGCGCGCTCGGGCGTCTTCTCGTGGTCATCGAGCGCTATCCCGAGCTCAAAGCCAACCAGAACTTCCTCCAGCTTCAAGATGAGCTCGCGGGAACCGAGAACCGCATTGGCGTGGAACGCCAACGGTTCAACGAGGCCGCGCAAGTGTACAACGCCCAGCGACGAAGGTTCCCGACCCGGCTGGTGGCGAGTTGGTTCGGTTTCGAGGAGAAGGCCTACTTCGAAGCCGTCGAGGGCGCGGAGCAAGCTCCCCAAGTGGAGTTCGACTTCCGAGAGCGGTAGAGATCCGGTGCTCGCGGCACTGGGGATCGCCCTCGCCGTACTCCAGGGCGCGCCGCTTCCCGCGCTCAGCGGGCGCGTCGTCGATACGGCGAATTTGCTGGCCGCGAGCCAGAGATCGCTGCTCGAAAGTCGCCTGGAAGCCATCGAGACCGAGACCTCGGTCCAAATCGTGATCGCCGCGATTCCATCTCTTGAAGGAGAGCCCATCGAAGAATCTCTCCTCGCGGAAGGCGGGTGCGATGCGTTCCCGGATGATCCTTCCGGCCAACCCGTCGGGAA
This window harbors:
- a CDS encoding LemA family protein; this encodes MWGVTVYNGLVDQDERVDAAWAQVENAYQRRADLIPNLVKTVEGAADFERETLTEVIDARARATQVQLNADELANPEALARFQQAQDSLGSALGRLLVVIERYPELKANQNFLQLQDELAGTENRIGVERQRFNEAAQVYNAQRRRFPTRLVASWFGFEEKAYFEAVEGAEQAPQVEFDFRER